ATGGATGACAATTTAATGATGATATGGCAGAAATGCCTTCAGTTTATGCGTGATAACCTGAACGCAGCTGAAGACAATTCTGACTTGAAAAAACTTGAAAAATCTTTCGATATGTTATTCGATAAGGTTCAGCCGCTTTCATTAGTAGCAAACAACCTTACGCTTATCGTACCGAGTGATTTTTACAAGGAATATATAGAGGACAATTATCTGTCCTTACTTTCTGCTGCCCTGAAGAAAAATATTGGAAAAGGAGTGAAATTATGGTATTCTGTGATGGAAAACAGACCAAAAGGTGAAGAAAAGCCAGTTACCATGAACATCAAGGGACAAAGTGTTCCTACTCCAAAAACACAGGAAACAATGCCACAAGGATTCTCTGCTAATATTGTAAATCCGTTTGTAGTTCCTGGAATAAGAAAAGTAAATATAGATTCTAACCTTAAGCCTGACTATTCTTTTGATAGTTATGTAGAAGGAGAAAGCAATAAATTTGCAGCCACTGTAGCCAGATCCATTGCAAAAAGACCTGGCGCAACTGCCTTCAACCCGTTATTCTTATACGGAGGTTACGGAGTTGGAAAAACCCACTTAGGACAAGCTGTGGGTCTTGAAGTAAAAAACCAGTTCCCTGATAAAGTAGTTCTTTATCTGTCTTCTGAAAAGTTTATCCAGCAGTTTATCTCTGCTGCCAAAGCACACAAGCAGACGGAATTTGCGAATTTCTACCAAATGGTGGATGTGCTGATTATTGATGATATTCAGTTCTTATCCGGAAAATCAGCAACACAGGATAGTTTCTTCCATATTTTTGATCATCTGCATCAGAACGGAAAACAGATTATCCTTACATCAGATAAGGCTCCTGCTGATATTATGGATATTCAGGACAGAATTGTTTCCCGTTTCAAATGGGGACTTTCTGCAGAAATCAAATCTCCGGATCTATCCACAAGAAGGCAAATCATTGAAGATAAACTAAGCAGAGACGGAATTGTTCTTCCGGGAGATATGCTTGACTTCCTTGCTGTGGAAACGAAAACCAATGTAAGAGAACTTATCGGAGTAATTAACTCTGTGATCGCTTACTCTACAGTATACAAGAGAGACCTGAGTCTTGAATTGCTTAAGGAGACCATTAACAGGATTGCTGCCAACCAGAAAAAGATCATCAACATTCCTTACATCCAGGAAGTAGTATGTGATTATTTTGGAATCAAAAAAGAACAGCTACTGTCAAAAACAAGAAAAAGAGAGATTGCATTACCAAGACAGCTTGCTATGTACTTCTCTAAAGAATTCACCAATTCTACATTTACTAAAATCGGTGAAGAAATGGGAGGCAAAGATCACTCTACGGTAATGTATGCTTGTGATACCATCAAAGATGTATCTAAAATTGATAAAGAAATCAAGAAGTATGTAAAAGACCTTACAGAAAGAATCAAACAATAACATTGTTGAACAAACATAAATTGAAATGAAGGATAGTTTTATTCTTCATTTTTTATTTAGTTTTGTTGGAACAAAAGACTCTTTTTAAATAGATAGGATATGAAAATATTAATGGTCTGTCTGGGCAATATATGCAGAAGCCCTCTGGCAGAGGGAATTATGAAAACCAAGGTGCCGGGAAACTTTGTGGTAGATTCAGCCGGAACTATTTCAATGCATGAAGGAGAACATCCAGACAAAAGAGCTGTTAAAACTGCTGCCAAACATAATATTGACATCTCAAAACAGAGATCAAGACCTATTACCAGAAAAGATTTTGAAACTTTTGATAAGATCTACTGCATGGATATTGATGTATTTGAAGATGTGGTCTCTAAAACCAGGAATGAAGAAGAACGTCAGAAAGTATCTTTGTTTCTGGAAATATTGGGAGATCATAAAAATGCTGAGGTTCCGGACCCTTATTGGGGAGATATGAGCGATTTTGAAAAGGTCTTTCAGCTTCTGGATAAGGGATGTGATGCTATTAAAAACCAAATACTCCAATCATAATTATGAAAAAACTGCTGTTGCTGCTCTTGGTAAGCTTTAATTTTTCTTTTGCCCAAACCAAAGATGAAATTGAAATCCGTAAAGTAATGAGTGACTTTATGGGGTGCATTAAATCCAGAGATGAAGCCAAATATCTCTCGTTATTCCAGGAACCTGTACTCTGGACCGGAATTTATAAAGACAGAACACAGGCAAAGCGTCTGGAGAAAAATCCTAAAGCGGATTACTACTTTGCAGATAACTATAAAGATTTCATCAAAAGTTTTAAAGATGGCAAATCTGAAGAAAAATTTGACAATATTAAGATCGTAGAAGATGGAGCAGTAGCTTCTGCTAATTTCGATTACAGCTTTTGGTACGATGGTAAAATGGAAAACTGGGGAAAAGAGATCTGGACATTGATGAAGATCAACGGAACCTGGAAGATTACTTCCGTTACCTTTTCCATGGATCTGACAAAATATTACCCTCAACCTTCATTAAACGAAAGAATTAAAAAATAATACAATGCTTTTTTTACTCCCTGCTTACTTATCAGAAAATACTTCTATCAACCACTTTTCACCTGTTTTGAAGGATTATATTATGCAGACAGACTATTTCTTTGTGGAAAATGAGAAAACAGCTCGAAAGGTTGTTAAATTTTTTGCTCCGGAAAAAAAGCAGGCTGATCTGAAGTTATTTTTATTAGACAAATACACGGAAAATGCAGATATCAAAGAAGCTCAGGAACTGATGCTGAAAGGGCAGGATTTCGGATTGTTATCAGAAGCTGGTCTGCCTTGTATTGCAGATCCCGGAAATCTGATTGTGAAATGGTGTCATGAGAAAAACATCAGAGTAATCCCTATTTCAGGCCCCTCATCTATTATACTTGCTTTGATTTCCAGCGGATTTAATGGACAGGAATTTAGCTTCCATGGCTATCTTCCTATTGATAAAGGCGAGAAAAAGAAACAGATCATGAATCTTGAAAGCCTTGTTCAGAAAACCGGATATTCACAGATTTTCATGGAAACACCTTACAGAAATAATCAGCTTTTTGAAGATTTGTGTAAGTTTTTGTCACCCAATACCAAACTGTGTATTGCGGCCAATATCAACGACCCGGAACATGAACTCATCAAAACAAAATCTATAAAAGACTGGCAAAAACAAAAACCGGAACTTCATAAAATACCAGCGGTATTTGTGCTTGGGAAATAAATTTAACTCCTTTAGATTTAATAAATTTAAACATAAGGAGTTTTTTAGATTTAGAGGCTGGGAATTGGTTTTCATGATCAATTTTTCAGCCTTTTTTCTTTCTTCTGGCTGCTCAATCATAACTCAAATTGATTATATTTCAATAAAAGGTGATTAATATTATCGTATTTTTCACCTTTTTCTATTGTATAGTATTCTAAATTTATATATAAATATAATATATTATGAATTATTATTTCGTATTGTAATTTATAATATTAACTAATTTGTTTTATTTTAATTAAATTTTATTTAATATTTTATAATTTAAACTGTTTTCGTAGCTTTAAGATAATATCTTTTGTATTCATTTAGTTATTAAGAATACAACAGGTTAAAAATTCAGTTTTATATAAAATTGATTCAATACAACCAACACCAAATATTTAAATATGATTACACGTAAAATTTTTTTTCCGGTATTGCTGATGCTGGCCATACTGGTACCTTCTTTAATTCATCTGTCCGCACACGGATATGTACTAAGTCCTGCTTCAAGAGGATATCAGGGAAGTCTGGATAAGGCTTCGCTTGGTTATTCTGTAGCATTTGGAAAATATGGTTCAGTAATTAATGAACCGGGGTCTCTGGAAGCTCCAAAAGGTTTTCCAGCATCTGGTCCTATAGATGGAAAGATTGCTTCCGCTAATGGAAGTATTGGTGGAGACACTACACTGGATATTCAAACAGCTGACCGCTGGAAGAAAACCAATATCACCACCGGAGTGAATGCCTTTATATGGAAATATCTGGCTTACCATGCCTCTGCGAAATGGCATTATTATATGACAAAGCAGGGCTGGAATCCTAATCAGCCTCTTTCCCGTCAGGATCTTGAGCTTATTGGTACAGTTGTGCATAATGGGACACCGCCGCAGGATAATGTTTCTCATCAGATTACAGTTCCTGCTAACCGTACAGGCTATCATATAATTTTAGCGGTCTGGGATGTAGCAGATACTACCAATGCATTTTATAATGTGATTGATGTTAACGTAACCTCCGGAACAGGAGTTTCTGCACCTGCCACTCCTACAGGATTAACCCAGCTGGGAGTTACCAGTTCTTCAGCTAAAATAAGTTGGACTCCACAGTCAGATGCAGTGTCATATACTATTTTCCGCAACGGACAAAATATTCAGCAGGTAAGTGTGGCAACATTTGAAGATACCGGTTTGACTGCTAATACAGTTTATACGTATGAAATACAGGCAAAAGGTTCTTCAGGGCTTACGTCAGGGAAAAGTGCACCACTCAATGTAAAAACGAATACTGAAGGTACTCTCGAAAAACCTACAGCACCATCAAACCTCCATTCAATGGGAGTTACAGAGAACTCCGTGTCACTCATGTGGATGGCCTCTACACATACACAAGGCATCAAAAATTATCATGTATTTGAAAATGGGATCAAAGTAGGAGAAACTGTGCAAACAAGTTTTATACGAACAGGATTAGCGCAAGACACAGAATATCGTTATACAGTAAGATCTGTTGCGATGAACGATCAGCTCTCTGATATGAGTAATGAATTAAAAGTCAGAACGAAGAAAGTTACACCGGGTAATGGTCAGACGTATTGTGGAGCAGAGCAATATAATGCAGCCAATGCATATCCTACAGCCGGAATGAAAGTTTTCTACTCCTGTAAAATCTGGAAAAACAAGTGGTATGCAAATCCGGGAGAACTTCCAGGAGCCAATATGGTATGGGAGGAAGTAAGTGCATGTACAGAAGGTCCTGGCTGTGAATCAAGCGGTCCGGTGACTTATTGTGGGGCACAGGAATATAATCCTGTAAAAACTTATCCGACATCAGGAACGAAGGTTTTCTATGCCTGCAAGATCTGGGAAAACAAGTGGTATGCAAATCCTGGAGAAGCACCGGGAAGTAATGCTGTGTGGAAAGTTGTAAGCGACTGCAATGAAGGACAGAGTTGTAAAACATCAGGTCTTACCAGTAAAGAAAATGATCTTTCAGTGATCGTATCTGAGCATTTGATCAATTTTGCACCTGAAAGCTTCTATGATAAAATACGCAGAGTAGAGGTCATTACTCCTCACGGACTTCGGATCATGACCTTTATGAACCCAGGAAAAGACAATATGAATATCAGCAGTCTTCAATCTGGAATATATTTTGTGAAGATCCTTTACAAAGATGGAAACAGTATCACTAAAACCATCAGAAAATAACAAAAGAATATAGAAAATAACAAAAGCTGCCTTATCATAAAAGGCGGCTTTTTTTATCATAAATTATTGGGATCTAAATAAATGAATTCTTCGCTGTCTTAGAAATTTTTAATTTCTTTTTTTTCGAAAATATTTAACAGCTGTTAACAAGACTATTGCATTATTCTTGTTTTTAAACACTCTACTGGAAACAGTATAAATTGTTGATAATGCAGTAAAAATCCGGGCATCGAAGATGCCCGGATTTTTAATAAATTAATTCTGATCTTTCTTCTTTGATTTCCATTTTCTCCAAAGAACAATAATAACAGGAATAAGCAAAAAGAGTGGCCATAATGAAACCATTCCTAGCAGAAAGCTTACAAAACTGTTCCAGCCTTCCGTCAGAGAATCTATAAAACGGCTTCCAAAACCTATTTTTGAGGTAGCTGAACTTCTTACTTTCTCTTTATACAGGTTTAAATTCAGCGTACTGTAATTCACACGGTCATCAATAAAGCGAAGTCTGCCTTCAGCAACATCAATCTCATCTTCAAGCTCTCTGATCTTTTCCTGAATTTCAAGCATATCTTTAGTTGTGCTGGCACTTTTAAGCATGTCACGGTATTTTTCAAGATATATTCTTTTGTTGGCCAGCTTAATGGCTACATCAGTATATTCCTCCGTCACATCATTGGATGAAATATTTTTAGACAAAACAGATCCTACTCCGTCCGAAAATGAGTTGATGAGAGCGTCAAAATTTTTATGAGGTACACGGATGATCAGAGTAAGGTTATCATCCATATCCGTATTTTGAAACTCTTCTTTTTGGATATAAGCATTGTTTTTCTTGATGATCTCATTGACTTGGTTCTGTGTTTTTTTAATATCACCCACCTGAATCTTCATATCACCGTTTTTGATGATTTTTTTGGAGATTGTATCTGTTTTCTTTTGGGTATAAAGATCTTTGTTTGTTCCATTGTCATCTGTAAGTAACTTTTCGGAAATAAAATGTGGTGGAGATACAGCTTCTGCAGAAGGCGCTTTATTTTCGATTAGAACTTCCATCATGTCGGCTTTCACTTCATGTTTGTCACCGCCTGATTTGCTGCAATTGATCAGAATAAGACCAGATAATAGGAAAATAATTTTTTTCATGGGTTAGTTAGCTTTTATGAATATGATCAAAAAGTGTGCTCAAAAATGATCATTTGTAAAATGGGTGAAAATTTAAAACGATAGAATGTTGAATGCAAAATCAATAAACGGGTTTAAAACTGACCTGAAAATTGCTGAGACTCATAAATTATTTTTATTTTTAATTCATGAAAAAAAGTCTTTTAGCATTTGTGTTTTCTCCATTTCTTATGTATGCTCAGGAAGCTCCGAAACTTACAGACGAAATGGCGTTGAAATTGTCCGACAAACCTCTTCACTGTATCAATCAGGAATACCCGAATAAAACAGCCCATATCATTAATAATGCAGGGGAGGTTCCTTTGACTCCCAAAGATCTTCACCCCAGTTTTTATGGCTGTTTCGACTGGCATAGCTCTGTTCATGGACATTGGATGCTGACAAGACTTTTGAAAACAAAACCTAATCTGTCTAGTGCCAAAGAAATTGAAAAAATTCTGGATGAATCATTTCAGAAAGATAAACTGAAGATAGAAGCAGATTATTTTACAAAATATCAGTTAACAGGAACTTTCGAAAGAACCTATGGCTGGGCATGGATCCTAAAACTGGATGAAGAACTTACCAACTGGGATCATCCAAAAGCTAAAATATGGCATGAGAACCTGAAACCACTTACAGATCAGATTCTGAAATCCTGGAAAACCTATCTTCCCAAGCAAACCTATCCAAACAGAACCGGAGTTCATCCCAATACTGCTTTTGCAATGGCATTTGCTATAGATTGGGCAAGAGCCAATAAAGATAAAGAGTTTGAAAACCAGCTGATAGAAAAGGCCAAATACTTTTTCTTAAAAGATCAGAAAACTCCTGCTTATCTGGAACCGGACGGATCGGATTTCTTTTCGCCAAGTCTGGAAATTGCAGATCTGATGCGCAGAGTTCTTCCTCAAAAAGAATTTGTACAGTGGCTGAGTGCTTTCTACGAAAAAAGAAGCCTGGAAAATGTAGAAAAAATCCCTGTAGTTAGTGATCTTAGCGATTATCAGACCGTTCACCTTGTGGGATTATCTTTTTCCAAAGCATGGTGTATGAAAGGAATTTCAAACGCACTTCCTGTCAACCATCCGCTGAAAAAAGAATTCAGAAAAACGGCAGATATATTTCTTGCCAACGGACTGCCGCTACTTTTCCAGGGAAATTATGGCGGAGACCACTGGCTGGCAAGTTTTGCCGTATATGCTCTGGAAGATTAATATTTGATTCCGATTTTTTTCAGAATAAAACCTAAAAGCCAGATAGGTCCTATCAAAAGAAACTGAAGATCTTTGAGGAAGGACGGCTTTTGTCCTTCTATTTTATGTCCTATCAACTGGAAAATCCAGGTGATGATGAATACAGAAAGATAAACCATCCATGATTGCCTTCCGACACTGATATTGGTCAGATAGATGAAATGCTCCATGATAAGCATTATCACAATCATCACGATAGCGATCAAAAAAGACAGTCTTATGTAGAACAGAGTAATCAGAATAATCACAATAAGGCTTATGATACTGACACATCCGAAATATGAAGCACAGAAATGAGGTGAGGGAATCAGGGAAGCAAAGCCCAGAATTGTCCAGAAGATTAAAGGCACACAAATCCAGTGAATGAACTTGTTGGTCGCATTTCTATGGCTTTTACTGTATTCGGCAAATAATAAATCAACCTTTCTCATACTGACAGGAAATTGGATTAATGCTAAAATAATAAAATTTTGTAATCACTGGTAAGATTGCTTACATTTGCTTTATGTCTGCCCTAGAAAAATTCGGAGTTGATATTTTTACGGAACATAATATTTTCGAGCGAATAGCTGTGGGTAAACCGTTTCGTCCCGATAATCCTGCTTTTATATTTATTAAATCAGGAACTATAAAACTTCGCCAGCATTTCAGTGATCTGGAGGTTTCTGCCAATATGTTTATGGTAACCGATCCACAAACCATTTATGAAGTGGTGGGAGTAACTGATGATTTTCAGTCCAGGATGGTTTCCTATAAGAGAGAATTTATTTCAGCTTTGTCATTGAAATTTAACCGTCTCATTACCTATCGTTATTTCAGACAGCAGATGAATAAAGGAGTTCCTTTTCCTGAGGACGAAATGGAAGTAGTCTGGAAAAGTGTCAATTTCCTGAAATATATTCTGGATTCTGAAACCGAAATGCTCTATAAGAAAGAAATGGTAGAGCATCTTTTCTCTGTTTTCTGCTATCAGATGGCCGGGATTATTTCCAAGGAAGATAACAGTTCTATGAATCAGATGTCCAGGCAGGAAGAAATCGTGTTTGTATTTCTTACTGATATCGCGGAACACCATCTTACAGAAAGAACCGTTGAGTTTTATGCCGAACGGCAGTCAATTACAACCAGACATCTATCTTCTGTGGTGAAGACCATTACAGGCAAATCTGCAAGTCAAATCATCGCTTTAATTGTCATCAATGAGGCGAAAGTACTCTTAAACTCTTCCAATAAACCGGTTTCAGAGGTTTCTTCTATTCTCGGATTCAGTGATCAATACTCGTTTTCTCACTTTTTTAAGAAGCATCTGGAGGTAAGTCCTACACAGTATAGACATCAGTTCGAAAGCTGAAATCTTACATTTGAACATCTTTTTCCAAAAATCAAACATTTGATTGATTTTATTGTTGACCTAACTTTGCATCTGTAAAACAAGGTAAAATGACACAAAAAATAAAAACAGCACTATCTGTATTGATAGCAGCTTTTCCTGCGCTGTTTTTTTCACAACAGATTAAACAGATGACCGCAGGTGAGGTGGCGGAACTTGCTGTTCAAAATCACCAGCAGCTCAAAGTTTCTGCTCAGAACATTGATATTGCAAAGCAGAATACAAATGTTGTTAAACTTCAGAAACTTCCTACAATCACCGCTTCTACGAGTCAGTTCTATTTAGGAGACGCGGTAGCTATTGACAAAGACTTCTCGAATTCTACAAAAGTTCCGATGCCACATTACGGAAGTTCGTACGCGGTACAGGCAACACAGCTTATCTTCAAAGGAGGATTGGTGAATAAGTCTGTTGAAATGGCAGGACTTCGTGAGCAGCTTTCCGAACTGGATTTAGAGAAAAATAAACAGGATGTAAAATTTTTAGTGATTTCCAATTATCTGGATGTCTATAAAATCATCAATCAGGAAGAAGTATTTCAGAATAACAAAAAACTCGCTCAGGAGCGTCTTAAAAACATTCAGAAATTCTACCAGCAGGGGATGGTAACCAGAAATGAGGTCATTCGTGGAGAATTGGCTATTAAAAACCTGGATCAGGGAATTCTTACTCTTACCAACAATAGGAAAATCCTTAATTATAATTTGAATATTGCTTTAGGCTTATCTTCTGACACGGAGATTGTTCCTACAGAAAGTTTAGAAAACAAAGAATTCGGAATAGGCATGGAATACTATACAGATCTTGCTCATGAAAGTAATCCATTGTTGAAGTCTGCTCAAAAAAATATTGCGGTTGCAGATAAAAATATTGAGATTATCAAAACGGACAATGCACCTACACTGGCTGGATTTGGAGGATATACACTCCAAAGACCGATCACGACTAGAAATCCAGTTTTGGATATGTACTCAGGAGGATGGCAGACCGGGGTTTCTCTCAGTTATAATATTGATACCCTTTATAAAACGAAAGAAAAAGTAAAATTAGGGGAACTGCAAAAGAACCAAGCGAATGATGCCATGACTCTTGTACAGCAGAATGTAGATATGGGAGTGAATGCAGCCTATACAAAATATCAGGAAGCAATTCAGCAGGCAGATATTCTGAATGATTCCAAAAGACTGGCAGAAGAAAACTACAAGATTACAGAAGCCAAATATCTGAATCAATTGGCTGTACAGGCAGAAATGATTGATGCTCAGAACCAGAAACTACAGTCGGAACTTGATTATGCCAATGCTGAAATCAATGTTTTGTATCAGTATTACAACCTTTTGAAATCTACAGGAACACTTTAATTTTTAAAACTGACAATCAACACAATGGAAAACAAGGAACAAACTACTCAAAATACGACACCAACTCCAGCAACATCTGTTGCGGAAAATAAGAAAAAGAAAAATAAAACCAATAAAATCAGAGCCATCATTTCTAATATCATCGTTTTTCTGGTGATCGGTTTCGGATTATTCTGGTTGATACGTGAATATTTCCACATCGGAAGCAAAACCTATACGGAAGCAGCACAGGTAGAAGAATTTATCAACCCCATCAATACAAGAGTTTCGGCATACATCAAAGAAATTAAGTTTATTGAACATCAGCGCGTAAAAAAAGGAGATACGCTGGTAATTCTTGACGAACGTGAAATTCTTACACAGCTGGGACAGGCAGAAGCAGCTTATCAGAATGCTATGGCGCAAAAAACTGCAACAAGTTCTTCTGTGAATACTGTTTCCAACAATATCAACGTAATGCAGTCTAATATTGCGGGAGCAAAAGCCAGATTATGGAATGCAGAACAGAACTTAAACAGATACAGAAATCTTTTATCAGCCGAAGCGGTTACAAGACAGCAATATGATCAGGTGAAGACGGAATATGATGCGCAAAAAGCAGCCTATGAAACTCTAGTGAATCAGAAACAATCTGCAAATCTTTCTACTACAGAAGTGAAAAGCAGATTGGGAATTAATGATGCTGAAATTAAAAGAACAAAATCTGCTTTGGATATGGCCAGAATCAATCTTTCGTATACAGTTATTACCGCACCTTACGATGGAGTAATGGGAAGAAGAACCATTTCTGAAGGTCAGTTGATTCAGCCGGGACAACAGGTTGCAACTATCGTTCTGAATGGTCAGAAATGGGTAACAGCCAACTTCCTGGAAAGCCAGATGCCAAATATCAAAGTAGGAGAAAAAATTTCTATGACAGCTGATGCTTTAGGCGGTAAAAAATTTGAAGGAGTAGTAACAGCGGTTTCAGCGGCTACCGGATCAAGATATTCAAGTGTGCCTACCGATAACTCTACCGGAAACTTCATTAAAGTACAGCAGAGAATTCCTGTAAGAATCGAGTTTACAGCATCCAATAAAAAAGAAGATATGGATAAGTTGAGTGCAGGAATGAATATGAATGTGAATATTAATAAAGACTAGAAGGCGGAAGATATCAGATTTCAGACATTATGCTGTGGAAAGCTGAGGCTGAATGTTGAAAGTCTGTCATCTGATATCTGAAACCTATTACCTAAAAAATCATGTACAACAAAGGATTATATAGCGATTGGGTACCGAAACCCGTACAGCTGCTGCTGATTGTATTACTGCTTGCCGTGGTAATGCCAATCGGTGGGGTGTATACCGGAAATATCAGTTCTCTGGTAAGTGGTACCGGTGCCATGACAGAATATTTTATGTGGGCTAACTATGCCACTACCATTGGGATGGGAGCCTGTATGCCTGTTGTTCTCAGAATCAAAATGAGGTTCAAAGTAAGGGATAAGATGGTTTTACTTCTGGTACTTTTAGGATTGCTCAGTTATGTAAACGGAACTACTTTACAGCCAATGATTTTCATATTTACCTCTTTAGTGATAGGTTTTATGAAAATGATGGTCACCATAGAACTGTTCCTGCCACTGATGGTCATGATTGGAAACCGTGGTATGTTTTACGGAGCTTTCTATACCTTCGTTCTTGTGATGAATCAGGTGGCAACCTATTATGCAGCTGAATTTGCACTTGTCTACAACTGGCAGCAGTTTTACCTGTTCACAGCCGTTTTATGTTTTATTTTAGCTTTAATACACTGGATTTTTATGCATAATAAATATTTTGCGTTAAAAGTTCCACTGCATTATATTGACTGGTTAAGTATTTTGCTTTTCATTTCAACGTTCATGTTTTCGGCTTATGTGTATTCATTCGGAAGACAGCAGGATTGGTTCAATTCGAAGAATATTATGTATGCAAGTATTACAGCTTTTGTGAGTTTTGCATTGCTTTCTATCCGTCAGTTAACTTTAAAAAGACCATACCTTTCTTTTAAAATTTTTACAAAAAATAATGTACAGCACGGCTTGTTCATGCTTTTCTGGCTGGGAATGTTTTTAGGAACAGCTTCTATTCAGAATACTTTTGCGGTTGGTGTGTTGGGCTATGACCAATTGACAAATACCAGACTGAGTCTGCTGATGATTCCCGGAATTATTTTAGCCGGAGTCATTGCCATTTTCTGGTTCAAAAAAGAAAAACCTTTAAAAATGTATATTTTTTCCGGTTTCTCTGCAATGGTTGCATATGCCATTATTATGTACTTTTCTATGGTATTGGAATTCAGTTATGACAACTGGTATCTGCCTATGTTTTTAAAGGGTTACGGAATGTGTTCACTGTTTATCTCCGTATGGTTTTATACACTGGATAAGCTTGAAATGGATGAAATGCTGGCAGCCATCGGACTTGTATTGGTTTGGAGAACTTTCCTTGCCGTAGGAATTTTTTCAACGCTCTATTCATGGTTTCAGTATCGTTTTCAGGTTACAGCAATTGGTGATCTTGCCGTTTATATGGACGGAATGACGGTTACTCCTCAGAATGTAGCGGCTAATATGAAAGCCATTCAGCTAAATGCAATCATCATAGCTACCAAAAAGATATTCGGATATATTATTTTAGTCGGATTTGGAGTATTGATTTATGTTGCCACCCATCATTTTGGAGCAAAACGTTTTCAGTATTTCAGATTTGTGAGAGTTCTTGGCGGTAAATCTGTTATTGCGAGAAGAAGACTTCGTGAAAGGAAAAAATTACTAGAAGAAATAAAAGATGCGGCTGGGCCTGCAATATAAAAATACCTTGTTTTTCACTAGTAAAATCCTGGTCCTTCATTGGGCTGGGATTTTACGCTTTTTAAAGGAGAAA
The window above is part of the Chryseobacterium sp. MA9 genome. Proteins encoded here:
- the dnaA gene encoding chromosomal replication initiator protein DnaA, yielding MDDNLMMIWQKCLQFMRDNLNAAEDNSDLKKLEKSFDMLFDKVQPLSLVANNLTLIVPSDFYKEYIEDNYLSLLSAALKKNIGKGVKLWYSVMENRPKGEEKPVTMNIKGQSVPTPKTQETMPQGFSANIVNPFVVPGIRKVNIDSNLKPDYSFDSYVEGESNKFAATVARSIAKRPGATAFNPLFLYGGYGVGKTHLGQAVGLEVKNQFPDKVVLYLSSEKFIQQFISAAKAHKQTEFANFYQMVDVLIIDDIQFLSGKSATQDSFFHIFDHLHQNGKQIILTSDKAPADIMDIQDRIVSRFKWGLSAEIKSPDLSTRRQIIEDKLSRDGIVLPGDMLDFLAVETKTNVRELIGVINSVIAYSTVYKRDLSLELLKETINRIAANQKKIINIPYIQEVVCDYFGIKKEQLLSKTRKREIALPRQLAMYFSKEFTNSTFTKIGEEMGGKDHSTVMYACDTIKDVSKIDKEIKKYVKDLTERIKQ
- a CDS encoding nuclear transport factor 2 family protein yields the protein MKKLLLLLLVSFNFSFAQTKDEIEIRKVMSDFMGCIKSRDEAKYLSLFQEPVLWTGIYKDRTQAKRLEKNPKADYYFADNYKDFIKSFKDGKSEEKFDNIKIVEDGAVASANFDYSFWYDGKMENWGKEIWTLMKINGTWKITSVTFSMDLTKYYPQPSLNERIKK
- a CDS encoding DUF4349 domain-containing protein, translated to MKKIIFLLSGLILINCSKSGGDKHEVKADMMEVLIENKAPSAEAVSPPHFISEKLLTDDNGTNKDLYTQKKTDTISKKIIKNGDMKIQVGDIKKTQNQVNEIIKKNNAYIQKEEFQNTDMDDNLTLIIRVPHKNFDALINSFSDGVGSVLSKNISSNDVTEEYTDVAIKLANKRIYLEKYRDMLKSASTTKDMLEIQEKIRELEDEIDVAEGRLRFIDDRVNYSTLNLNLYKEKVRSSATSKIGFGSRFIDSLTEGWNSFVSFLLGMVSLWPLFLLIPVIIVLWRKWKSKKKDQN
- a CDS encoding SAM-dependent methyltransferase, producing the protein MLFLLPAYLSENTSINHFSPVLKDYIMQTDYFFVENEKTARKVVKFFAPEKKQADLKLFLLDKYTENADIKEAQELMLKGQDFGLLSEAGLPCIADPGNLIVKWCHEKNIRVIPISGPSSIILALISSGFNGQEFSFHGYLPIDKGEKKKQIMNLESLVQKTGYSQIFMETPYRNNQLFEDLCKFLSPNTKLCIAANINDPEHELIKTKSIKDWQKQKPELHKIPAVFVLGK
- a CDS encoding lytic polysaccharide monooxygenase yields the protein MITRKIFFPVLLMLAILVPSLIHLSAHGYVLSPASRGYQGSLDKASLGYSVAFGKYGSVINEPGSLEAPKGFPASGPIDGKIASANGSIGGDTTLDIQTADRWKKTNITTGVNAFIWKYLAYHASAKWHYYMTKQGWNPNQPLSRQDLELIGTVVHNGTPPQDNVSHQITVPANRTGYHIILAVWDVADTTNAFYNVIDVNVTSGTGVSAPATPTGLTQLGVTSSSAKISWTPQSDAVSYTIFRNGQNIQQVSVATFEDTGLTANTVYTYEIQAKGSSGLTSGKSAPLNVKTNTEGTLEKPTAPSNLHSMGVTENSVSLMWMASTHTQGIKNYHVFENGIKVGETVQTSFIRTGLAQDTEYRYTVRSVAMNDQLSDMSNELKVRTKKVTPGNGQTYCGAEQYNAANAYPTAGMKVFYSCKIWKNKWYANPGELPGANMVWEEVSACTEGPGCESSGPVTYCGAQEYNPVKTYPTSGTKVFYACKIWENKWYANPGEAPGSNAVWKVVSDCNEGQSCKTSGLTSKENDLSVIVSEHLINFAPESFYDKIRRVEVITPHGLRIMTFMNPGKDNMNISSLQSGIYFVKILYKDGNSITKTIRK
- a CDS encoding low molecular weight protein-tyrosine-phosphatase, which codes for MKILMVCLGNICRSPLAEGIMKTKVPGNFVVDSAGTISMHEGEHPDKRAVKTAAKHNIDISKQRSRPITRKDFETFDKIYCMDIDVFEDVVSKTRNEEERQKVSLFLEILGDHKNAEVPDPYWGDMSDFEKVFQLLDKGCDAIKNQILQS